CCGCGCGTCGCACTCAAGCTGGCCATTCATGTGGCGCTAGGCGAACAGGGCTTGACCCAGGCACAACTGGGTGAGCGGATCGGCGCGGACGGGCGGCAGGTGCGGCGCATTCTCGACCTTGACTACGAATCGACACTGGCGCAACTGGATGCCGCCCTGGCGGCCCTTGGATTGCGTGCGACAGTGAGCGTGGTGAAGGCGCTGCCGGGAATGCCCCGCGTGGCGGCCTGACTGGTCCCGGGCGCCCACTTCAGGGTGCGCACCGCCTTGTGCCCTGGGTGCGCACTCGATCGAGGCGGGGTTCAGTAACGCGGCCCGGCCTCACCATAGCCCAGTCCCGCCTCCGCCCCCTGTTTGCGCACCGTGTTCCAGAGCTGGTGGTCGAGTGAGTCCTTGGCCCCCCCGGCGGCCTCCACCTTCTCCTTGAGATAGCCGGCCCGCTGGGTCGAGAGGTCCTGCACCTCCTTCTTGATGGTCTCGCGCCGGGCGGCGGTTGCGGCGACTACCTTGGCCAGCTCGGGTGCATCAAGCTTCGCCAGGGGGGCCGGCAGGGCCGCGGCCGGGAGCTTGTCGAGGTCCACCCGGCCGCTGCGCACCGCGTCCACCAGCTCCTGGTCGGCGGTCAGGCTCGCCGCGCCGCTCGGGGACGCGACGAACTCGGCACGCCGCGCCAGCGCGGCCGGGGCAGCGGCGGACTTGGCGGCGCCGGCCTTGGCCACCTCAGCGGCGCGCCGCTCCCGTTCGTCCGCGCTGCCGTAGAAGATGCGGGTGTCGTCCAACTCGGCGGAGAGTTTGGCCAGCCGGGCGTCATAGGGGGTGGCGATGGCCACGGCGCCGCCCGCCTGGTCCACCTGGAGATAGGCGCCGTTGCCGAGTTGGGCGATGCGTTGCCACTCGCCGCGGGTGTCTGCCTGGTGGCCGCACTGGATGGCGTTGACACGGATGCCGCGTTGCTGCGCCTGCGCCAGTGACTGGGCGTAGGGGACGTCGTCCTGGTAATCCAGGTGGGGCGGGGCGTCGCCCACCAGGAAGACCACCCGGTAGGCGCCCGGGTCGCGGCTCCAATTGATCCGCGTAAGCGCCTCATGGATGGCCTGGTTGACGCTCTCGGGCCCGTCCCCGCCGCCCTGCGCCTGGAGTTGGAACAACTCGGCCTGGAGCCGGTCCAGATCGGGGGAGAGGTCGACCACCCGGGTCACATAGTCGTCCCCGCGGTCGCGGTAGGCGACCAGGCCCATGCGGATAATGGGCGCCGGCTGGGCGCCGGCAAGCGTCGAGGCGATGGCCCAGATTTTGTCCTTGGCCGCCTGGATCAGCCCGCCCATGCTGCCGGTGGTGTCCAGCACGAAGACCGCCTCCACCGCCGGGCGTTGCCCCGGCGGGGGTTGGGGAACGGCGATCGCGAGCGGCTGCCCCGCGGTCTGCACCGGCAGGGGTGTCGGCGCGGATGCAGTCAGCAGGGGGTAATAGGCCACCGCGGCGGCGGTGAGTCCGAACAGGCCGAGGCCGATGAGCTTGGTGTTCATGAGAGTCTTCTCTATTGGCAATCGTGCAGTTGAACCGCGGGCGGGACGCCCGCGCTCCTATGGATGGTCGGCGATCCGGCGCAAGGCCCCCTCCGCCGCCCGGCGCGCCAGGTCGAAGGGCTCCGCCGGTGCAGTCGGCCCCAGGGTCCGGTCGGGGCCGAGCCCAGTCCGGACGGGAATGGCCGCGAACAGGGCCTGGACCAGGAACAGGCACCAGACGGCGAGGAACAGGCTGCCGCTGTGAACGGCGGCCCAGAGGGCGGCGGCGCCCCCGCCGAGGATCAGGCCCAGGTCCAGCAGGGCGGCCGTGGGTGTGCCATGGAAGTTCCAGACGCGCGCCACCCAGATGAAACCGAGCTGGATCAACACCTGGCCCCAGACCCCGGGCAGCAGGCCCAGCGCGGCGGCGCTGACCGCGATCCACGCGAGCACCAGCAGCACGCGGCCGACCCGCTCGCCGCTGCGCCCGAGCAGATACAGCAGGTACCCCAGGCCCAGGGCGGCGACCGTCAGGGCTAGGGCCGCGTCGGGCAGGAGCGCCAGGCGCAGCCCGGTGTAGAGCACCGAACCCCCGAGCGCGGCGCCGAGTGCGACCAGCGCACCCTCAAGGAAACTCGGGCGGTTCATGACCCGCCCCCCTGGCGGCGCAGCCGCAGCAGTTCCAGTTCCACCTCGGCGTCCGAGACCGCGGGGTCCGCACCGGACCAGGCAGGGCCCCAACCCTCATCGGCGGCGCCGGCCGCGGGCGCCTGCTCAGTGTCGTCGAGGTACAGGGCGGCGCGGGCGCGCAGGTCGGCGAGCCGGGCGGCCCGGGACTCCAGTTGCGCGGCCAGGCGCCCCCGCTCGCCCGCGTGCTCAGCGCGGCGGGTCTTGAGGGCGGCGCGGCGGCGACCGGTCTCCAGGCGGCGGCGGATCAGGGGCCGCGCCAGGGCCTCGCGGCCCTCCTGCAGCCCTTCCGCCAAGGCCGCGGTGGTGCCTTCCTCCTCCTCGGCCAGGGCGGTATCGCGCAGCGCCAGGCGGGCCAGTTCCCGGTCCAGCGCGGCGAGGCCGCGCCGCTCCTGGTCC
The DNA window shown above is from Candidatus Thiodictyon syntrophicum and carries:
- a CDS encoding type II toxin-antitoxin system HicB family antitoxin, giving the protein MNMAYPVTFKTYANGQVGAFFADVPEAITVGATAAQALDRAHDALVVALSGYLDHGRPLPAASKARRGQALVSLPPRVALKLAIHVALGEQGLTQAQLGERIGADGRQVRRILDLDYESTLAQLDAALAALGLRATVSVVKALPGMPRVAA
- a CDS encoding vWA domain-containing protein; the encoded protein is MNTKLIGLGLFGLTAAAVAYYPLLTASAPTPLPVQTAGQPLAIAVPQPPPGQRPAVEAVFVLDTTGSMGGLIQAAKDKIWAIASTLAGAQPAPIIRMGLVAYRDRGDDYVTRVVDLSPDLDRLQAELFQLQAQGGGDGPESVNQAIHEALTRINWSRDPGAYRVVFLVGDAPPHLDYQDDVPYAQSLAQAQQRGIRVNAIQCGHQADTRGEWQRIAQLGNGAYLQVDQAGGAVAIATPYDARLAKLSAELDDTRIFYGSADERERRAAEVAKAGAAKSAAAPAALARRAEFVASPSGAASLTADQELVDAVRSGRVDLDKLPAAALPAPLAKLDAPELAKVVAATAARRETIKKEVQDLSTQRAGYLKEKVEAAGGAKDSLDHQLWNTVRKQGAEAGLGYGEAGPRY
- a CDS encoding PspA/IM30 family protein, which gives rise to MALMTRLARLVRADLNAVLDRLEAPELVLAQAVREMEQALDQERRGLAALDRELARLALRDTALAEEEEGTTAALAEGLQEGREALARPLIRRRLETGRRRAALKTRRAEHAGERGRLAAQLESRAARLADLRARAALYLDDTEQAPAAGAADEGWGPAWSGADPAVSDAEVELELLRLRRQGGGS